A single genomic interval of Spinacia oleracea cultivar Varoflay chromosome 6, BTI_SOV_V1, whole genome shotgun sequence harbors:
- the LOC130463748 gene encoding zinc finger BED domain-containing protein RICESLEEPER 2-like encodes MMLKRGIPQWTSVSRQTIKTDAFKVYEVEKKKLKDTLKKVDRISLTTDLWRARPQKIEYMVLTGHFVDRDWKLQKRVLSFVHIPPPRKGKDIANCIFRCLKEWEIENKVFTVSVDNASANDSCIQIMKDTFSLTKRLVCGGKLFHVRCCAHIINIMVQHGLKQVKTIIKNVHDSVEYLNGSKARLKKFAELVQQFNLKERRLVLECKTRWNSTYDMLACAIKFKEVFSRLALEDNDYVYCPSADDWIKIEKLIKILKVFYCTTNIISGSEYPTSNLFLSEVYYIKKMLDSNADSPDVFVKDMVKNMKERFDKYWGECNLIMALGGLLDPRVKMKVVEITFPTMFASDKVRENINKVKDTLIELYDEYLNIYPPLVEEFGECGNGTSNVEEDDLYAMSRIIQVVRIGETSQPKKSEVELYFEEETFVVEGNSPNKFDVLQWWKERSSKYRILSKLAADILAVPITTVASEATFSAGSRVIDSYRASLLPETVQMLICVGDWCRSRYGVQRKNKSIEEDEPKEIILPIP; translated from the exons ATGATGTTAAAGAGGGGAATACCACAGTGGACTAGTGTTTCACGTCAAACTATAAAAACTGATGCATTTAAAGTATATGAGGTTGAAAAAAAGAAGTTGAAAGACACTTTGAAGAAGGTTGATAGGATCTCTTTAACCACTGATCTATGGCGTGCAAGACCGCAAAAGATTGAGTACATGGTTCTTACTGGTCATTTTGTTGATCGGGATTGGAAACTACAAAAGCGAGTCTTGAGTTTTGTACACATACCTCCTCCTAGAAAAGGAAAAGACATAGCAAATTGCATATTTAGGTGCTTAAAGGAGTGGGAAATTGAAAACaaa gTCTTCACGGTATCAGTTGATAATGCCAGTGCAAATGATTCATGCATACAAATTATGAAGGATACGTTCTCACTAACTAAGAGGTTAGTATGTGGTGGAAAATTGTTCCATGTTCGGTGTTGTGCgcatattattaatattatggtCCAGCATGGTCTAAAGCAAGTCAAAACCATCATTAAGAATGTCCATGATTCCGTGGAATACCTCAATGGGAGTAAGGCAAGATTGAAAAAGTTCGCTGAGCTTGTCCAACAATTCAATCTCAAGGAAAGGAGATTAGTTCTTGAGTGCAAGACTCGATGGAATTCAACTTATGATATGTTAGCTTGTGCAATCAAGTTCAAGGAGGTATTTTCTAGACTTGCTTTAGAGGATAACGATTATGTTTATTGTCCTAGTGCTGATGATTGGATTAAAATTGAGAAATTGATAAAGATCTTAAAGGTTTTTTATTGTACTACCAACATTATCTCAGGCTCTGAATATCCAACTTCTAATTTGTTTCTCTCGGAGGTCTACTACATTAAGAAAATGTTGGATAGTAATGCTGATTCCCCTGATGTTTTTGTTAAAGATATGGTTAAAAACATGAAAGAAAGGTTTGATAAGTATTGGGGTGAATGTAATTTGATCATGGCTTTAGGTGGGTTGTTAGATCCTCGTGTTAAGATGAAGGTTGttgaaattacttttcctaCCATGTTTGCTTCAGATAAAGTTAGGGAGAATATAAATAAAGTTAAAGATACTCTGATTGAATTGTATGATGAGTATCTCAATATTTATCCTCCTTTAGTGGAGGAATTTGGTGAATGTGGAAATGGAACGTCAAATGTTGAAGAAGATGACCTTTATGCGATGTCTAGAATTATACAAGTTGTGAGAATTGGGGAAACATCTCAACCTAAGAAATCAGAAGtggagttgtattttgaggaaGAAACCTTTGTTGTTGAAGGAAATAGCCCAAATAAGTTTGATGTTTTACAATGGTGGAAAGAAAGGTCTTCAAAATATCGCATTTTGTCTAAATTGGCTGCCGATATCTTAGCTGTTCCTATTACAACTGTTGCTTCCGAGGCTACTTTTAGTGCTGGAAGTCGTGTTATTGATTCTTATCGAGCATCATTACTTCCCGAGACCGTGCAAATGTTGATTTGCGTAGGAGATTGGTGTAGGTCCCGTTATGGAGTGCAAAGAAAGAACAAA AGTATTGAAGAGGATGAACCAAAGGAAATCATTCTTCCTATTCCTTAG
- the LOC130459063 gene encoding uncharacterized protein produces the protein MADDSSCAAPLSTPCSSTPTVEEFFEPLDEDMPDDDELEDNAEEEAPDTTPTDTVDENLTQGTKRARRSEVWKDLEDPFVLRGLRKTRCKYCKKILSLPKSGCTSHLNRHLKTCPQKLLKQQTLLNFLPSNKSAGPLDSGFVSAIHNGKLDMLIMREGVANWIVMHEKPFSVVE, from the exons ATGGCTG ATGACTCTAGTTGTGCAGCACCATTATCAACACCTTGTTCTTCTACACCTACGGTAGAAGAATTTTTTGAACCTCTTGATGAAGATATGCCAGACGATGATGAATTGGAGGACAATGCTGAAGAAGAAGCACCAGATACCACCCCTACAGACACAGTAGACGAAAATCTAACCCAAGGTACAAAGAGAGCAAGGAGGTCTGAGGTGTGGAAGGATTTGGAGGATCCATTTGTCTTAAGAGGGTTAAGAAAAACTCGATGTAAGTATTGTAAAAAAATTCTTAGCCTTCCAAAATCTGGTTGCACCAGTCATTTAAACCGTCATCTGAAAACTTGTCCACAAAAATTATTGAAGCAACAAACTTTACTGAATTTTTTGCCATCTAATAAAAGTGCGGGTCCACTTGACTCTGGGTTTGTTAGTGCTATACATAATGGTAAGCTTGATATGCTTATCATGAGAGAAGGGGTTGCAAATTGGATTGTCATGCATGAGAAACCCTTTTCTGTTGTGGAATAA
- the LOC110784722 gene encoding uncharacterized protein isoform X1, translating into MQLFDLNIPYCESDKSVSDKSSKKQTRLKLIVKAIEFGYTGIAYNRTIKGVMSESDRCTISPFSLSSLLKLSPSLSSTVCFHRRLLGVPENSAFRQYTRLTMLVETSAQASALNSGNPILKTYDLIAVRPLNQNSFDLACQSSQVDLISIDFADKLPFRLKLPMVKAAIARGVYFEIMYSSLMQDVHVRRQMISNAKLLVEWTQGKNLIVSSAAPSVLELRGPNDVANLLLLLGLSNERAKATISKNCRLLIANTLRKKQFYKEAIRVEVMPLGVETDPGEPWIVDHIDWDPLSSGEGDLLLDDMAKAFAESAKVSQTMKGVVSSPIVNHMQSHGLHVNDIGYKTPMDLEVSKKTDKPENEPTSPWSSLLDQQGNNFEDSLQAVLPDSSVACSNVEDFRNYSTKPLLEAKNSYVLETTTSIASHELEPPDHVSNADIVQYSDSMKEIISKDYGLDVGCIAISRKEVLMESEGLNCNGQQTDKLKLASGLVNRIDAGIPTEMQLCDQSDSSLLPDISLGGNLLELKEDTVAEKNARNVMVLDSFSEGSSSDGLPILRDRQLLEEVEEIKEQKGNRIEVNTGSDNFIVEDTMMLLDSPQQGKKGNDHLVAKSTLSDEMMECRKQVKELSEAEHQPLGENKSGNHKVKRWGTGQLLRFPFKRLLQVQFKKKRKTSMYKIQKRLLRPSQLL; encoded by the exons ATGCAGCTCTTTGACCTAAATATTCCATATTGTGAATCCGATAAATCAGTCTCAGACAAATCGTCAAAAAAACAGACTCGGTTGAAGCTAATTGTTAAAGCAATTGAGTTTGGTTACACTGGAATCGCTTACAATCGTACTATCAAAGGGGTAATGTCTGAATCTGATCGTTGCACCATTTCTCCATTTTCCCTCTCTTCTCTCCTCAAACTatctccttctctctcctcaactgtTTGCTTCCATCGTCGCCTCCTCGGAGTTCCTGAAAACTCTGCGTTTCGGCAGTACACTCGTTTGACTATGTTGGTTGAAACATCCGCTCAAGCTTCGGCGTTGAATTCGGGTAATCCGATTCTTAAGACTTATGATTTGATCGCTGTTAGACCTTTGAATCAGAATTCTTTTGATCTTGCTTGTCAATCGTctcag GTTGATTTGATTTCAATTGACTTTGCTGACAAGTTGCCATTTCGACTGAAGCTTCCAATGGTTAAAGCTGCCATTGCG CGAGGGGTGTACTTTGAGATTATGTACTCGAGTCTTATGCAAGATGTTCACGTGAGGAGACAAATGATTTCCAATGCCAAG TTATTGGTGGAGTGGACTCAAGGGAAGAACCTGATTGTATCCAGTGCTGCACCTTCTGTTCTCGAGCTTAGAGGTCCAAATGATGTAGCTAATCTATTATTGTTGCTTGGGCTTTCAAATGAGCGTGCAAAAGCGACTATATCTAAGAATTGCAG ATTGCTAATTGCCAACACACTAAGGAAAAAACAGTTTTACAAGGAGGCAATCAGAGTTGAAGTGATGCCACTTGGGGTGGAAACTGATCCCGGAGAACCTTGGATAGTTGATCATATTGACTGGGATCCATTATCTAGTGGTGAAGGTGATTTGCTTTTAGATGATATGGCAAAAGCATTTGCCGAGTCTGCAAAAGTCTCTCAAACCATGAAAGGCGTTGTTTCTTCTCCTATAGTTAATCATATGCAATCACATGGTTTACATGTAAATGACATAGGCTATAAAACTCCCATGGATCTCGAGGTGTCAAAAAAGACAGATAAGCCGGAGAATGAGCCTACTTCTCCGTGGAGCAGTCTATTGGATCAACAGGGGAATAATTTCGAAGATTCTCTGCAGGCAGTCCTTCCCGATTCTTCTGTTGCTTGCTCTAATGTTGAGGATTTCCGAAATTATTCTACAAAACCTCTGCTGGAGGCTAAGAACTCCTATGTACTGGAGACCACAACCTCTATAGCATCGCATGAATTAGAGCCGCCAGATCATGTTAGTAATGCTGATATTGTGCAGTATAGTGAtagtatgaaggaaataatctCTAAAGATTATGGCTTGGATGTAGGCTGTATTGCTATTTCAAGAAAGGAAGTCTTAATGGAATCTGAGGGTCTTAATTGTAACGGTCAGCAAACTGATAAATTGAAGCTAGCTTCTGGTCTTGTGAACAGGATAGACGCTGGGATCCCAACTGAGATGCAATTATGTGATCAGTCAGATTCATCACTTCTTCCTGACATATCCCTGGGTGGAAATCTGCTGGAGCTAAAAGAGGATACAGTAGCCGAAAAAAATGCTAGAAATGTGATGGTTTTGGACTCCTTTTCCGAGGGGAGTAGTAGTGATGGTTTACCAATACTTCGTGACCGGCAATTGCTGGAAGAGGTGGAAGAAATTAAAGAGCAGAAGGGAAATCGCATTGAAGTCAACACTGGCTCCGATAATTTTATAGTTGAGGATACCATGATGTTATTGGATTCACCCCAGCAGGGAAAAAAAGGCAATGATCATTTAGTTGCAAAAAGTACACTATCAGATGAAATGATGGAATGTAGAAAACAAGTAAAAGAGCTTAGTGAAGCTGAGCATCAACCACTTGGTGAAAATAAATCAG GCAATCATAAGGTGAAGCGATGGGGTACAGGCCAACTTCTTAGGTTTCCTTTTAAACGATTGTTACAAGTTCAATTTAAGAAGAAAAGGAAAACTTCCATGTACAAGATCCAAAAGAG ACTTTTAAGGCCTTCTCAACTACTTTAG
- the LOC110784722 gene encoding protein GAMETOPHYTE DEFECTIVE 1 isoform X2 encodes MQLFDLNIPYCESDKSVSDKSSKKQTRLKLIVKAIEFGYTGIAYNRTIKGVMSESDRCTISPFSLSSLLKLSPSLSSTVCFHRRLLGVPENSAFRQYTRLTMLVETSAQASALNSGNPILKTYDLIAVRPLNQNSFDLACQSSQVDLISIDFADKLPFRLKLPMVKAAIARGVYFEIMYSSLMQDVHVRRQMISNAKLLVEWTQGKNLIVSSAAPSVLELRGPNDVANLLLLLGLSNERAKATISKNCRLLIANTLRKKQFYKEAIRVEVMPLGVETDPGEPWIVDHIDWDPLSSGEGDLLLDDMAKAFAESAKVSQTMKGVVSSPIVNHMQSHGLHVNDIGYKTPMDLEVSKKTDKPENEPTSPWSSLLDQQGNNFEDSLQAVLPDSSVACSNVEDFRNYSTKPLLEAKNSYVLETTTSIASHELEPPDHVSNADIVQYSDSMKEIISKDYGLDVGCIAISRKEVLMESEGLNCNGQQTDKLKLASGLVNRIDAGIPTEMQLCDQSDSSLLPDISLGGNLLELKEDTVAEKNARNVMVLDSFSEGSSSDGLPILRDRQLLEEVEEIKEQKGNRIEVNTGSDNFIVEDTMMLLDSPQQGKKGNDHLVAKSTLSDEMMECRKQVKELSEAEHQPLGENKSGNHKVKRWGTGQLLRFPFKRLLQVQFKKKRKTSMYKIQKRE; translated from the exons ATGCAGCTCTTTGACCTAAATATTCCATATTGTGAATCCGATAAATCAGTCTCAGACAAATCGTCAAAAAAACAGACTCGGTTGAAGCTAATTGTTAAAGCAATTGAGTTTGGTTACACTGGAATCGCTTACAATCGTACTATCAAAGGGGTAATGTCTGAATCTGATCGTTGCACCATTTCTCCATTTTCCCTCTCTTCTCTCCTCAAACTatctccttctctctcctcaactgtTTGCTTCCATCGTCGCCTCCTCGGAGTTCCTGAAAACTCTGCGTTTCGGCAGTACACTCGTTTGACTATGTTGGTTGAAACATCCGCTCAAGCTTCGGCGTTGAATTCGGGTAATCCGATTCTTAAGACTTATGATTTGATCGCTGTTAGACCTTTGAATCAGAATTCTTTTGATCTTGCTTGTCAATCGTctcag GTTGATTTGATTTCAATTGACTTTGCTGACAAGTTGCCATTTCGACTGAAGCTTCCAATGGTTAAAGCTGCCATTGCG CGAGGGGTGTACTTTGAGATTATGTACTCGAGTCTTATGCAAGATGTTCACGTGAGGAGACAAATGATTTCCAATGCCAAG TTATTGGTGGAGTGGACTCAAGGGAAGAACCTGATTGTATCCAGTGCTGCACCTTCTGTTCTCGAGCTTAGAGGTCCAAATGATGTAGCTAATCTATTATTGTTGCTTGGGCTTTCAAATGAGCGTGCAAAAGCGACTATATCTAAGAATTGCAG ATTGCTAATTGCCAACACACTAAGGAAAAAACAGTTTTACAAGGAGGCAATCAGAGTTGAAGTGATGCCACTTGGGGTGGAAACTGATCCCGGAGAACCTTGGATAGTTGATCATATTGACTGGGATCCATTATCTAGTGGTGAAGGTGATTTGCTTTTAGATGATATGGCAAAAGCATTTGCCGAGTCTGCAAAAGTCTCTCAAACCATGAAAGGCGTTGTTTCTTCTCCTATAGTTAATCATATGCAATCACATGGTTTACATGTAAATGACATAGGCTATAAAACTCCCATGGATCTCGAGGTGTCAAAAAAGACAGATAAGCCGGAGAATGAGCCTACTTCTCCGTGGAGCAGTCTATTGGATCAACAGGGGAATAATTTCGAAGATTCTCTGCAGGCAGTCCTTCCCGATTCTTCTGTTGCTTGCTCTAATGTTGAGGATTTCCGAAATTATTCTACAAAACCTCTGCTGGAGGCTAAGAACTCCTATGTACTGGAGACCACAACCTCTATAGCATCGCATGAATTAGAGCCGCCAGATCATGTTAGTAATGCTGATATTGTGCAGTATAGTGAtagtatgaaggaaataatctCTAAAGATTATGGCTTGGATGTAGGCTGTATTGCTATTTCAAGAAAGGAAGTCTTAATGGAATCTGAGGGTCTTAATTGTAACGGTCAGCAAACTGATAAATTGAAGCTAGCTTCTGGTCTTGTGAACAGGATAGACGCTGGGATCCCAACTGAGATGCAATTATGTGATCAGTCAGATTCATCACTTCTTCCTGACATATCCCTGGGTGGAAATCTGCTGGAGCTAAAAGAGGATACAGTAGCCGAAAAAAATGCTAGAAATGTGATGGTTTTGGACTCCTTTTCCGAGGGGAGTAGTAGTGATGGTTTACCAATACTTCGTGACCGGCAATTGCTGGAAGAGGTGGAAGAAATTAAAGAGCAGAAGGGAAATCGCATTGAAGTCAACACTGGCTCCGATAATTTTATAGTTGAGGATACCATGATGTTATTGGATTCACCCCAGCAGGGAAAAAAAGGCAATGATCATTTAGTTGCAAAAAGTACACTATCAGATGAAATGATGGAATGTAGAAAACAAGTAAAAGAGCTTAGTGAAGCTGAGCATCAACCACTTGGTGAAAATAAATCAG GCAATCATAAGGTGAAGCGATGGGGTACAGGCCAACTTCTTAGGTTTCCTTTTAAACGATTGTTACAAGTTCAATTTAAGAAGAAAAGGAAAACTTCCATGTACAAGATCCAAAAGAG GGAATAA
- the LOC110784722 gene encoding uncharacterized protein isoform X3 yields the protein MVKAAIARGVYFEIMYSSLMQDVHVRRQMISNAKLLVEWTQGKNLIVSSAAPSVLELRGPNDVANLLLLLGLSNERAKATISKNCRLLIANTLRKKQFYKEAIRVEVMPLGVETDPGEPWIVDHIDWDPLSSGEGDLLLDDMAKAFAESAKVSQTMKGVVSSPIVNHMQSHGLHVNDIGYKTPMDLEVSKKTDKPENEPTSPWSSLLDQQGNNFEDSLQAVLPDSSVACSNVEDFRNYSTKPLLEAKNSYVLETTTSIASHELEPPDHVSNADIVQYSDSMKEIISKDYGLDVGCIAISRKEVLMESEGLNCNGQQTDKLKLASGLVNRIDAGIPTEMQLCDQSDSSLLPDISLGGNLLELKEDTVAEKNARNVMVLDSFSEGSSSDGLPILRDRQLLEEVEEIKEQKGNRIEVNTGSDNFIVEDTMMLLDSPQQGKKGNDHLVAKSTLSDEMMECRKQVKELSEAEHQPLGENKSGNHKVKRWGTGQLLRFPFKRLLQVQFKKKRKTSMYKIQKRLLRPSQLL from the exons ATGGTTAAAGCTGCCATTGCG CGAGGGGTGTACTTTGAGATTATGTACTCGAGTCTTATGCAAGATGTTCACGTGAGGAGACAAATGATTTCCAATGCCAAG TTATTGGTGGAGTGGACTCAAGGGAAGAACCTGATTGTATCCAGTGCTGCACCTTCTGTTCTCGAGCTTAGAGGTCCAAATGATGTAGCTAATCTATTATTGTTGCTTGGGCTTTCAAATGAGCGTGCAAAAGCGACTATATCTAAGAATTGCAG ATTGCTAATTGCCAACACACTAAGGAAAAAACAGTTTTACAAGGAGGCAATCAGAGTTGAAGTGATGCCACTTGGGGTGGAAACTGATCCCGGAGAACCTTGGATAGTTGATCATATTGACTGGGATCCATTATCTAGTGGTGAAGGTGATTTGCTTTTAGATGATATGGCAAAAGCATTTGCCGAGTCTGCAAAAGTCTCTCAAACCATGAAAGGCGTTGTTTCTTCTCCTATAGTTAATCATATGCAATCACATGGTTTACATGTAAATGACATAGGCTATAAAACTCCCATGGATCTCGAGGTGTCAAAAAAGACAGATAAGCCGGAGAATGAGCCTACTTCTCCGTGGAGCAGTCTATTGGATCAACAGGGGAATAATTTCGAAGATTCTCTGCAGGCAGTCCTTCCCGATTCTTCTGTTGCTTGCTCTAATGTTGAGGATTTCCGAAATTATTCTACAAAACCTCTGCTGGAGGCTAAGAACTCCTATGTACTGGAGACCACAACCTCTATAGCATCGCATGAATTAGAGCCGCCAGATCATGTTAGTAATGCTGATATTGTGCAGTATAGTGAtagtatgaaggaaataatctCTAAAGATTATGGCTTGGATGTAGGCTGTATTGCTATTTCAAGAAAGGAAGTCTTAATGGAATCTGAGGGTCTTAATTGTAACGGTCAGCAAACTGATAAATTGAAGCTAGCTTCTGGTCTTGTGAACAGGATAGACGCTGGGATCCCAACTGAGATGCAATTATGTGATCAGTCAGATTCATCACTTCTTCCTGACATATCCCTGGGTGGAAATCTGCTGGAGCTAAAAGAGGATACAGTAGCCGAAAAAAATGCTAGAAATGTGATGGTTTTGGACTCCTTTTCCGAGGGGAGTAGTAGTGATGGTTTACCAATACTTCGTGACCGGCAATTGCTGGAAGAGGTGGAAGAAATTAAAGAGCAGAAGGGAAATCGCATTGAAGTCAACACTGGCTCCGATAATTTTATAGTTGAGGATACCATGATGTTATTGGATTCACCCCAGCAGGGAAAAAAAGGCAATGATCATTTAGTTGCAAAAAGTACACTATCAGATGAAATGATGGAATGTAGAAAACAAGTAAAAGAGCTTAGTGAAGCTGAGCATCAACCACTTGGTGAAAATAAATCAG GCAATCATAAGGTGAAGCGATGGGGTACAGGCCAACTTCTTAGGTTTCCTTTTAAACGATTGTTACAAGTTCAATTTAAGAAGAAAAGGAAAACTTCCATGTACAAGATCCAAAAGAG ACTTTTAAGGCCTTCTCAACTACTTTAG